A single region of the Aeromicrobium chenweiae genome encodes:
- the mshA gene encoding D-inositol-3-phosphate glycosyltransferase has product MLQRIAMLSAHTSPLEQPGDGDAGGMNVYVIELSRQLAARGIEVEIFTRATSRHQPAVHVPEPGITVHHVAAGPFEGLEKNDLPSQLCSFVRDVLRAEVENEPGHFDLVHSHYWLSGQVGTVARERWNVPLVHTMHTMAKVKNAMLAEGDAAEPIGRIRGEEEIVRLADRLIANTAEERRELIELYDADPERVAVVHPGVDVQVFSPGRQAEARRRLGVPDDAALVLFAGRIQPLKAPDVVLKAAAVMLERDPALRERLAVVVVGGASGSGLQHPTALADLGVELGLDDVVQFVPTVGQRELADWYAAASVVCVPSHNESFGLVAIEAQACGTPVVAARVGGLTTAVADGVTGVLIDGHDPADYATALHRLLTDPDLREAMSQKAVRHAEGFGWDVTADRTLAVYDQAVTTHRESLV; this is encoded by the coding sequence ATGCTCCAGCGAATTGCGATGCTCTCGGCGCACACCTCGCCGCTCGAGCAGCCCGGAGACGGGGACGCCGGCGGCATGAACGTGTACGTGATCGAGCTGTCCCGACAGCTCGCCGCCCGCGGCATCGAGGTCGAGATCTTCACCCGCGCGACGTCCCGTCACCAGCCGGCCGTGCACGTCCCCGAGCCCGGCATCACGGTCCACCACGTGGCGGCCGGCCCGTTCGAGGGACTGGAGAAGAACGACCTGCCGTCCCAGCTGTGCTCGTTCGTCCGAGACGTGCTGCGCGCCGAGGTCGAGAACGAGCCGGGGCACTTCGACCTCGTCCACTCGCACTACTGGCTGTCGGGCCAGGTCGGCACCGTCGCGCGGGAGCGGTGGAACGTGCCGCTCGTGCACACGATGCACACGATGGCGAAGGTCAAGAACGCGATGCTGGCCGAGGGGGACGCCGCCGAGCCGATCGGCCGCATCCGCGGTGAGGAGGAGATCGTCCGGCTGGCCGACCGCCTCATCGCCAACACCGCGGAGGAGCGCCGCGAGCTCATCGAGCTGTACGACGCCGATCCCGAGCGTGTGGCGGTCGTCCATCCCGGCGTCGACGTCCAGGTGTTCAGCCCCGGTCGCCAGGCCGAGGCGCGCCGCCGTCTGGGCGTCCCGGACGACGCCGCACTCGTGCTGTTCGCGGGACGCATCCAGCCGCTCAAGGCGCCCGACGTCGTGCTGAAGGCCGCCGCGGTCATGCTGGAGCGCGACCCCGCGCTGCGGGAGCGGCTCGCGGTCGTCGTCGTCGGCGGAGCGTCCGGATCGGGTCTCCAGCACCCCACGGCGCTGGCGGACCTCGGCGTCGAGCTGGGTCTCGACGACGTCGTGCAGTTCGTCCCGACGGTCGGCCAGCGCGAGCTCGCCGACTGGTACGCCGCCGCGTCCGTGGTCTGCGTCCCCTCCCACAACGAGTCGTTCGGTCTCGTCGCGATCGAGGCCCAGGCCTGCGGCACGCCCGTCGTGGCCGCCCGGGTCGGCGGCCTGACGACGGCCGTCGCTGACGGTGTGACCGGCGTGCTCATCGACGGGCACGACCCCGCTGACTACGCCACGGCCCTGCACCGGCTGCTGACCGACCCCGACCTGCGGGAGGCGATGAGCCAGAAGGCCGTCCGTCACGCCGAGGGATTCGGCTGGGACGTCACGGCGGACCGTACGCTCGCGGTGTACGACCAGGCCGTCACGACCCACAGGGAGTCCCTCGTATGA
- a CDS encoding alpha-ketoglutarate-dependent dioxygenase AlkB has translation MTDYYQGSLLDAGVAPEIQPLAPERTVLSNGAWVDVRPGWISGSDDVFLPLQTEVPWRADSREMYDRVVDVPRLLAHYGVGATLPHPLLLTAREMLSDHYEPELGERFATAGLCYYRDGRDSVAWHGDRIGRGRSGDTMVAIVSLGAARRLSLRPRGGGPQIGFALGHGDLVVMGGSCQRTWDHAILKTARPVGPRISVQFRPRGVL, from the coding sequence GTGACCGACTACTACCAGGGATCGCTGCTCGACGCCGGCGTGGCGCCGGAGATCCAGCCGCTGGCACCTGAGCGCACCGTGCTGTCGAACGGTGCCTGGGTCGACGTCCGGCCCGGCTGGATCAGCGGCTCCGACGACGTCTTCCTGCCCCTGCAGACCGAGGTCCCGTGGCGCGCCGACAGCCGCGAGATGTACGACCGGGTGGTCGACGTCCCGCGCCTGCTCGCGCACTACGGCGTCGGTGCCACCCTGCCGCACCCGCTGCTGCTGACCGCACGGGAGATGCTGTCCGACCACTACGAGCCAGAGCTCGGGGAGCGGTTCGCCACGGCGGGTCTCTGCTACTACCGCGACGGGCGCGACAGCGTGGCCTGGCACGGTGACCGCATCGGCCGGGGCCGATCGGGCGACACCATGGTCGCGATCGTCTCCCTCGGTGCGGCTCGCCGGCTCTCCCTGCGTCCGCGCGGCGGCGGCCCGCAGATCGGCTTCGCCCTGGGTCACGGCGACCTCGTCGTGATGGGCGGCTCGTGCCAGCGCACCTGGGACCACGCGATCCTCAAGACCGCCCGCCCGGTCGGCCCGCGCATCAGCGTCCAGTTCCGCCCCCGCGGCGTCCTCTGA
- a CDS encoding DHA2 family efflux MFS transporter permease subunit, which produces MTTRSEPLSDDDRITPELLKIAGVVVLGAIMSILDVTVVNVALPTFQTELAPGDEPLAYSTVAWTATAYMLALAAVIPLTGWAADRFGTKRLYMTAIALFTIGSLLCATAWNIEALIGFRVLQGLGGGMLMPLGMTIMTKAAGPHRMGRLMAILGVPMLLGPILGPIIGGVLIDAASWHWVFLINLPIGLIGLAYAARVLPKDAPEPSESLDVTGMILLSPGLAALLYGVSSIPEEGTVLAVKVLAPAIIGLALIIGFVFWSFKPKHPLLDLRLFKDRNLTLSVITMFLFASAFFGALLLVPTYFQQVDGYSVKKAGLLIAAQGIGAMLTMPIAGALSDRIPVGRIVPFGFLGILIGLFGVAQSTDPGTSDWTIMAWLFVTGLGMGATMMPLFTSALKTLKAADVARGSTLLNVTQQVASAVGIATISVVLTNAMKSGDVIAGSDKLPGVDEGLTPAQLAAGSHTEQGAGVVDMLKVPGSVLQQGFQDLADAFSTSYWVAFAVLLVTLVPVAFLPRKRQESHLLDDEDGATPPIMMH; this is translated from the coding sequence ATGACCACCCGATCCGAACCCTTGTCGGACGACGACAGGATCACTCCCGAGCTGCTCAAGATCGCCGGCGTCGTCGTCCTCGGCGCGATCATGTCGATCCTCGACGTCACGGTCGTCAACGTCGCGCTGCCGACGTTCCAGACCGAGCTGGCGCCGGGCGACGAGCCGCTCGCCTACTCGACCGTCGCGTGGACCGCGACGGCCTACATGCTCGCGCTGGCGGCGGTCATCCCGCTGACCGGCTGGGCCGCCGACCGCTTCGGCACCAAGCGCCTCTACATGACCGCCATCGCGCTGTTCACGATCGGCTCGCTGCTGTGCGCGACGGCGTGGAACATCGAGGCCCTCATCGGCTTCCGCGTCCTGCAGGGACTCGGCGGCGGCATGCTGATGCCGCTCGGCATGACGATCATGACCAAGGCCGCCGGCCCGCACCGCATGGGCCGCCTGATGGCGATCCTCGGTGTCCCGATGCTGCTGGGCCCGATCCTCGGCCCGATCATCGGTGGTGTCCTCATCGACGCCGCGTCGTGGCACTGGGTGTTCCTCATCAACCTGCCCATCGGCCTGATCGGTCTCGCGTACGCCGCCCGGGTGCTGCCCAAGGACGCCCCCGAGCCCAGCGAGTCGCTCGACGTGACCGGCATGATCCTGCTGTCGCCGGGTCTCGCCGCGCTGCTGTACGGCGTCTCCTCGATCCCCGAGGAGGGCACCGTCCTGGCGGTGAAGGTCCTGGCCCCGGCCATCATCGGACTCGCGCTGATCATCGGATTCGTGTTCTGGTCGTTCAAGCCCAAGCACCCGCTGCTCGACCTGCGCCTGTTCAAGGACCGCAACCTGACGCTGTCGGTCATCACGATGTTCCTGTTCGCGTCGGCGTTCTTCGGCGCGCTGCTGCTGGTCCCGACCTACTTCCAGCAGGTCGACGGCTACTCGGTGAAGAAGGCCGGCCTGCTGATCGCGGCGCAGGGCATCGGCGCGATGCTGACGATGCCGATCGCGGGTGCGCTGAGCGACCGGATCCCGGTCGGGCGCATCGTCCCGTTCGGCTTCCTCGGCATCCTGATCGGCCTGTTCGGCGTGGCCCAGAGCACCGACCCCGGCACGTCCGACTGGACCATCATGGCCTGGCTGTTCGTGACCGGCCTCGGCATGGGCGCGACGATGATGCCGCTGTTCACCTCGGCGCTGAAGACTCTCAAGGCCGCTGACGTGGCCCGCGGGTCGACGCTGCTCAACGTGACGCAGCAGGTGGCCAGCGCCGTCGGCATCGCGACGATCTCGGTCGTGCTGACCAACGCCATGAAGAGCGGCGACGTCATCGCCGGCTCGGACAAGCTCCCCGGCGTCGACGAGGGCCTGACGCCCGCGCAGCTCGCCGCGGGATCGCACACCGAGCAGGGGGCCGGCGTCGTCGACATGCTGAAGGTGCCCGGTTCGGTCCTGCAGCAGGGCTTCCAGGACCTGGCCGACGCGTTCTCGACGTCGTACTGGGTCGCCTTCGCGGTGCTGCTCGTGACGCTCGTCCCGGTCGCGTTCCTGCCGCGCAAGCGCCAGGAGTCGCACCTCCTCGACGACGAGGACGGCGCGACGCCGCCGATCATGATGCACTGA
- a CDS encoding acyl-CoA synthetase codes for MSASTRSSTVDGTLRRSAARHPDRTALLFGDRSWTYAELDAAVSRAAQVLLDLGLDRGARVATYGRNSDAYLLAYLGCARAGLVHVPINYALTGDELSYLVEDSGSTAVLVDPSLRPALDAANLQVGTVLDLRDTDDSLMARASEGPVPVIDVAVADTDLVQLLYTSGTTSRPKGAMMTHRALVHEYLSAIVALDLSASDEPLHPMPLYHSAGMHVFLLPYLAVGATNHLMEAPDIPEILRLVEERRLRSLFLAPTVWVPLSQHPDFETRDLGSLRKAFYGASIMPQPVLQRLQEALPELGVWNCFGQSEIGPLATVLRPEEHAERAESCGRAVLFVEIRVVDESGADVPPGEPGEVVYRSPQLCEGYWGKPEETAAAFRDGWFHSGDLVRVDEQGYLTVVDRIKDVINTGGVLVASREVEDVLYTHPAVAEVAVIGTPDERWIEAVTAVVVTKAPVTPEELIAHAKRSLAGFKVPKSVHVVDELPRNQSGKLLKRVLRDDLERTD; via the coding sequence ATGTCCGCCAGCACCCGGTCCAGCACCGTCGACGGCACGCTCCGGCGGAGCGCCGCCCGGCACCCGGACCGCACGGCCCTGTTGTTCGGCGACCGCTCGTGGACGTACGCCGAGCTGGACGCCGCGGTCAGCCGGGCCGCGCAGGTCCTGCTCGACCTCGGCCTGGACCGGGGCGCCCGGGTCGCGACGTACGGACGCAACTCCGACGCGTACCTGCTGGCCTACCTCGGCTGCGCGCGCGCCGGCCTGGTGCACGTGCCGATCAACTACGCGCTGACGGGCGACGAGCTGTCCTACCTCGTGGAGGACTCCGGCAGCACCGCCGTGCTCGTCGACCCGTCGCTGCGTCCCGCGCTCGACGCCGCGAATCTTCAGGTCGGGACCGTCCTGGACCTGCGCGACACGGACGACTCGCTGATGGCCCGGGCGTCCGAGGGGCCGGTCCCCGTGATCGACGTGGCGGTGGCCGACACCGATCTCGTGCAGCTGCTCTACACGTCGGGCACGACGTCCAGGCCCAAGGGCGCCATGATGACGCACCGCGCCCTGGTGCACGAGTACCTCTCGGCGATCGTGGCCCTCGACCTCTCCGCCTCGGACGAGCCGCTGCACCCCATGCCGCTGTACCACTCGGCCGGCATGCACGTGTTCCTCCTGCCGTACCTGGCCGTCGGCGCGACGAACCACCTGATGGAGGCCCCCGACATCCCCGAGATCCTGCGGCTCGTGGAGGAACGCCGGCTGCGGTCGCTGTTCCTCGCGCCGACGGTGTGGGTCCCGCTGTCGCAGCACCCGGACTTCGAGACCCGCGACCTGGGCAGCCTGCGCAAGGCGTTCTACGGGGCGTCGATCATGCCGCAGCCCGTGCTGCAGCGACTGCAGGAGGCGCTGCCCGAGCTCGGCGTGTGGAACTGCTTCGGCCAGTCCGAGATCGGCCCGCTCGCCACGGTGCTGCGGCCCGAGGAGCACGCGGAGCGGGCCGAGTCGTGCGGCCGGGCCGTCCTGTTCGTCGAGATCCGGGTCGTCGACGAGAGCGGGGCGGACGTCCCGCCGGGGGAGCCCGGCGAGGTCGTCTACCGCTCACCGCAGCTGTGCGAGGGGTACTGGGGCAAGCCCGAGGAGACGGCGGCCGCGTTCCGCGACGGCTGGTTCCACTCCGGGGACCTGGTCCGGGTCGACGAGCAGGGCTACCTCACGGTCGTCGACCGCATCAAGGACGTCATCAACACCGGTGGCGTGCTGGTCGCGTCGCGGGAGGTCGAGGACGTCCTCTACACGCATCCCGCGGTCGCGGAGGTGGCCGTGATCGGCACGCCCGACGAGCGCTGGATCGAGGCGGTGACCGCGGTCGTGGTCACCAAGGCCCCGGTGACTCCCGAGGAGCTGATCGCCCACGCGAAGCGGAGCCTCGCGGGGTTCAAGGTGCCCAAGAGCGTCCACGTGGTCGACGAGCTGCCCCGCAACCAGTCGGGCAAGCTGCTCAAGCGGGTGCTCCGCGACGACCTGGAGCGTACGGACTGA
- a CDS encoding MarR family winged helix-turn-helix transcriptional regulator, which produces MTTTPDELYGALEDFVMRLMNLAESDGMDALVDLDLSFSQARTLFLLAKTAEPMSIHAIATQLGLSDAAAGRNVEQLLKLDVVERRESPEDRRVKLVSLTPVGEKLAVSHVDAKRDSIKAFTAALPPEQRDDLHRVLSDVLASGTLRPRKNQEHCL; this is translated from the coding sequence GTGACCACCACACCGGACGAGCTCTACGGCGCACTGGAGGACTTCGTGATGCGCCTGATGAACCTCGCCGAGTCCGACGGCATGGACGCCTTGGTGGACCTCGATCTGTCGTTCTCGCAGGCACGTACGTTGTTCCTGCTGGCCAAGACCGCGGAGCCCATGTCGATCCACGCGATCGCCACGCAGCTCGGCCTGTCGGACGCCGCCGCCGGTCGCAACGTCGAGCAGCTGCTGAAGCTCGACGTCGTCGAACGGCGGGAGAGCCCCGAGGACCGGCGGGTCAAGCTCGTCTCGCTCACGCCGGTCGGTGAGAAGCTCGCCGTCAGCCACGTCGACGCCAAGCGCGACTCCATCAAGGCCTTCACGGCCGCCCTTCCCCCCGAACAGCGCGACGACCTTCATCGCGTCCTGTCCGACGTCCTCGCGAGCGGCACCCTCCGCCCGCGGAAGAACCAGGAGCACTGCCTATGA
- a CDS encoding SDR family oxidoreductase — translation MGSMPTAVVTGASSGIGAATARSLSAAGFHVFCVARRTERIEALAAEIGGTAVTCDVTDEAQVAALAEAVGPTLDLLLNNAGGAIGTDPVAASDPDDWRRMYEVNVIGTLLVTRALLPALVASGAGTLVNLGSTAGHITYEGGGGYTAAKHGVTAMTETLRLELNGQPVRVTEIAPGMVRTDEFALKRFGGDADKAASVYAGVREPLVAEDIADAIVWVATRPQHVNVDLMVLKPIAQAAQHKVDRSG, via the coding sequence ATGGGCTCCATGCCCACAGCCGTCGTGACCGGAGCCAGCAGCGGCATCGGTGCCGCCACCGCCCGATCCCTGTCCGCCGCCGGATTCCACGTCTTCTGCGTCGCCCGTCGCACCGAGCGCATCGAGGCGCTCGCCGCCGAGATCGGCGGCACCGCCGTGACCTGCGACGTCACCGACGAGGCGCAGGTCGCCGCCCTCGCCGAGGCGGTCGGCCCCACGCTGGACCTCCTGCTCAACAACGCCGGCGGAGCGATCGGCACCGACCCCGTCGCGGCGTCCGACCCCGACGACTGGCGCCGGATGTACGAGGTCAACGTCATCGGCACGCTGCTGGTCACCCGCGCGCTGCTGCCTGCGCTCGTCGCGAGCGGTGCGGGCACCCTGGTCAACCTCGGGTCGACGGCCGGCCACATCACGTACGAGGGGGGCGGCGGCTACACCGCGGCCAAGCACGGCGTCACGGCCATGACCGAGACGCTGCGGCTCGAGCTCAACGGCCAGCCCGTCCGGGTCACCGAGATCGCGCCCGGCATGGTGCGGACCGACGAGTTCGCCCTCAAGCGGTTCGGCGGCGACGCCGACAAGGCAGCCTCCGTGTACGCGGGCGTCCGTGAGCCGCTCGTCGCCGAGGACATCGCGGACGCGATCGTGTGGGTCGCCACCCGCCCGCAGCACGTCAACGTCGACCTCATGGTGCTCAAGCCCATCGCGCAGGCCGCGCAGCACAAGGTCGACCGCTCGGGCTGA
- the typA gene encoding translational GTPase TypA, translated as MPIRSDLRNVAIVAHVDHGKTTLVDAMLQQQGHFDEHHLLAERAMDSGDLEREKGITILAKNTAVRYNGPGAPEGGVTINIIDTPGHADFGGEVERGLSMVDAVILLVDASEGPLPQTRFVLRKALAAKMPVVLVVNKVDRPDSRISEIVDETYELFLDLLEDGASEDALDFPVVYASARAGRASLNKPEDGGLPDSENLIPLFQTIMEAVPAPEYTEGAPLQAHVTNLDASPFLGRLALVRVKEGTLKKGSQVAWMKVDGTVDKVKITELLVTKELERVPGESAGPGDIVAIAGIPDIMIGETLADPENPVALPLITVDQPAISMTIGTNTSPLAGREKGTKVTARLVKDRLDRELIGNVSLKVVETDRPDAWEVQGRGELALAILVEQMRREGYELTVGKPQVVTQEIDGKIHEPMERLTIDAPEEYLGAITQLLAVRRGRMEQMINHGTGWVRMEFIVPARGLIGFRTEFLTDTRGTGIAHQTFESYEPWAGEISTRPSGSLVSDRAGAATSYAMTNIQERGTLFIEPGTEVYEGMIVGENSRADDMDINIVREKKQTNVRSNADEFEKLVPPRKLSLEQCLEFCREDECVEVTPASVRIRKIILDATERNRANRGKK; from the coding sequence ATGCCGATTCGCTCCGACCTGCGCAACGTCGCAATTGTCGCCCACGTCGACCACGGCAAGACCACCCTGGTTGACGCCATGCTCCAGCAGCAGGGGCACTTCGACGAGCACCACCTGCTCGCCGAGCGTGCCATGGACTCCGGAGATCTGGAACGCGAGAAGGGCATCACGATCCTCGCGAAGAACACCGCTGTCCGCTACAACGGCCCCGGTGCCCCCGAGGGTGGCGTGACGATCAACATCATCGACACCCCCGGCCACGCCGACTTCGGTGGCGAGGTCGAGCGCGGCCTGTCCATGGTCGACGCCGTGATCCTGCTGGTCGACGCCTCCGAGGGCCCGCTCCCCCAGACCCGCTTCGTGCTGCGCAAGGCGCTCGCCGCCAAGATGCCGGTCGTCCTGGTCGTCAACAAGGTCGACCGCCCCGACTCGCGCATCAGCGAGATCGTCGACGAGACGTACGAGCTGTTCCTCGACCTGCTCGAGGACGGTGCCAGCGAGGACGCCCTCGACTTCCCCGTCGTCTACGCCTCCGCTCGCGCCGGTCGCGCCTCGCTCAACAAGCCCGAAGACGGTGGACTGCCCGACAGCGAGAACCTCATCCCGCTGTTCCAGACCATCATGGAGGCCGTCCCGGCCCCCGAGTACACCGAGGGCGCGCCGCTGCAGGCCCACGTCACCAACCTGGACGCCTCGCCGTTCCTCGGCCGTCTGGCCCTCGTCCGCGTGAAGGAGGGCACCCTCAAGAAGGGCTCCCAGGTCGCGTGGATGAAGGTCGACGGAACTGTCGACAAGGTCAAGATCACCGAGCTGCTGGTCACCAAGGAGCTCGAGCGCGTCCCCGGCGAGAGCGCCGGCCCCGGCGACATCGTCGCGATCGCTGGCATCCCGGACATCATGATCGGTGAGACGCTGGCCGATCCGGAGAACCCGGTCGCCCTGCCGCTGATCACGGTCGACCAGCCCGCCATCTCGATGACGATCGGCACCAACACGTCGCCGCTCGCCGGACGCGAGAAGGGCACGAAGGTCACCGCCCGCCTCGTCAAGGACCGCCTCGACCGCGAGCTCATCGGCAACGTGTCGCTGAAGGTCGTCGAGACCGATCGTCCCGACGCGTGGGAGGTCCAGGGTCGTGGCGAGCTCGCGCTGGCCATCCTGGTCGAGCAGATGCGTCGCGAGGGCTACGAGCTGACGGTCGGCAAGCCGCAGGTCGTGACGCAGGAGATCGACGGCAAGATCCACGAGCCGATGGAGCGCCTGACGATCGACGCCCCCGAGGAGTACCTCGGCGCGATCACCCAGCTGCTCGCGGTCCGCCGCGGTCGCATGGAGCAGATGATCAACCACGGCACCGGCTGGGTCCGCATGGAGTTCATCGTCCCGGCACGTGGCCTGATCGGCTTCCGCACCGAGTTCCTGACCGACACCCGCGGCACCGGCATCGCGCACCAGACGTTCGAGAGCTACGAGCCGTGGGCCGGCGAGATCTCGACCCGCCCCTCCGGCTCGCTCGTCTCCGACCGCGCCGGCGCTGCGACGTCATACGCGATGACGAACATCCAGGAGCGCGGCACGCTGTTCATCGAGCCGGGCACCGAGGTGTACGAGGGCATGATCGTCGGCGAGAACTCGCGCGCCGACGACATGGACATCAACATCGTCCGTGAGAAGAAGCAGACCAACGTCCGCTCCAACGCCGACGAGTTCGAGAAGCTCGTGCCGCCGCGCAAGCTGTCGCTCGAGCAGTGCCTGGAGTTCTGCCGCGAGGACGAGTGCGTCGAGGTCACCCCGGCGAGCGTCCGCATCCGCAAGATCATCCTGGACGCCACGGAGCGCAACCGCGCCAACCGCGGCAAGAAGTAG
- a CDS encoding BCCT family transporter: MKQPSMSWRERIDPLVFGVTAVIAIAFVVWGIVSTSSLGSASGRAQDWVITNTGWFFVLASTFFVIFVIWLAVSKYGRIPLGDDGEEPEFRTVSWIAMMFSAGMGIGLMFWGVAEPLSHYASPPPGTSEAESNEAMQTAMATTMFHWALHPWAIYAVVGIAIAYGTFRKGRKQLISSAFQPLIGRRRAEGPIGRVIDVLAIFATLFGSAASLGLGALQIGSGLEYNGWVDNAGKVILVVIIVVLTVAFIASAVSGVAKGIQWLSNINMVLALVLALFVFVAGPTLLILNLLPTALGDYASQMTEMASRTAASGDDAMKDWLAGWTIFYWAWWVSWTPFVGMFIARISRGRTIRQFVTGVLLVPSLVSLVWFAIFGGTAIDIQRKTGDLVGKAGAVDTDSALFAVLDHLPIASVSTVLVMILVGIFFVSGADAASVVMGTLSEKGSLEPSRRTVVFWGSVMAGVAAIMLVVGGDDALTGLQQVTIVAAVPFVLVMVALCASLYKDLQSDPMVVRGHIGRKMVETAVVTGVEEHDGEFVLVVERAEDIDEDDIRG, translated from the coding sequence ATGAAACAGCCGTCCATGTCATGGCGTGAGCGCATCGACCCGCTCGTCTTCGGGGTGACCGCCGTCATCGCGATCGCCTTCGTCGTCTGGGGCATCGTCAGCACCTCCAGCCTCGGCTCCGCCTCCGGGCGCGCGCAGGACTGGGTCATCACCAACACCGGGTGGTTCTTCGTCCTGGCGTCCACGTTCTTCGTGATCTTCGTGATCTGGCTGGCGGTCAGCAAGTACGGCCGCATCCCCCTCGGCGACGACGGCGAGGAGCCGGAGTTCCGCACGGTCTCCTGGATCGCGATGATGTTCAGCGCGGGCATGGGCATCGGGCTGATGTTCTGGGGCGTCGCCGAGCCGCTGTCCCACTACGCGTCCCCGCCGCCGGGCACGAGCGAGGCCGAGTCGAACGAGGCCATGCAGACCGCCATGGCGACCACGATGTTCCACTGGGCGTTGCATCCGTGGGCCATCTACGCCGTGGTGGGGATTGCCATCGCGTACGGCACGTTCCGCAAGGGCCGCAAGCAGCTCATCTCCTCGGCCTTCCAGCCGCTCATCGGTCGCCGGCGTGCCGAGGGACCGATCGGACGGGTCATCGACGTCCTGGCGATCTTCGCGACCCTCTTCGGCTCGGCCGCCTCGCTGGGCCTGGGAGCGCTGCAGATCGGCAGCGGCCTCGAGTACAACGGGTGGGTCGACAACGCCGGCAAGGTCATCCTCGTCGTCATCATCGTGGTGCTCACGGTCGCGTTCATCGCTTCGGCCGTCTCCGGTGTCGCGAAGGGCATCCAGTGGCTGTCCAACATCAACATGGTCCTGGCGCTCGTCCTGGCCCTGTTCGTCTTCGTCGCGGGGCCGACGCTGCTGATCCTCAACCTGCTGCCGACGGCGCTGGGCGACTACGCCTCGCAGATGACCGAGATGGCGTCCCGGACGGCAGCGAGTGGCGACGACGCGATGAAGGACTGGCTCGCGGGGTGGACGATCTTCTACTGGGCCTGGTGGGTCTCGTGGACCCCGTTCGTCGGCATGTTCATCGCGCGCATCAGCCGCGGCCGCACGATCCGGCAGTTCGTCACCGGTGTCCTTCTCGTGCCCTCGCTCGTGAGCCTCGTCTGGTTCGCGATCTTCGGCGGCACGGCGATCGACATCCAGCGCAAGACCGGGGACCTGGTCGGCAAGGCCGGTGCCGTCGACACCGATTCCGCGTTGTTCGCAGTCCTCGACCACCTGCCGATCGCCTCGGTCTCGACGGTGCTGGTGATGATCCTGGTGGGCATCTTCTTCGTCTCGGGGGCCGACGCCGCGTCGGTCGTCATGGGCACGCTGAGCGAGAAGGGCTCGCTCGAGCCGTCCCGGCGCACCGTGGTGTTCTGGGGCTCGGTCATGGCCGGGGTCGCGGCGATCATGCTGGTCGTCGGAGGCGATGACGCCCTCACCGGCCTCCAGCAGGTCACGATCGTCGCCGCGGTGCCCTTCGTGCTCGTGATGGTGGCCCTGTGCGCGTCGCTGTACAAGGACCTGCAGAGCGACCCGATGGTGGTGCGGGGCCACATCGGCCGCAAGATGGTCGAGACCGCCGTCGTCACGGGCGTCGAGGAGCACGACGGCGAGTTCGTCCTGGTCGTCGAGCGGGCCGAGGACATCGACGAGGACGACATCAGGGGCTGA
- a CDS encoding YbjN domain-containing protein — translation MTDTAVRDTIVETLDASELVYTEHRPGTFEVTLPGERKLQTTCRLEVGKHSLGIHAFVARNPDENHQVVYRWLLERNLKMFGVAFAVDAAGDIYLDGRLPLSAVTADELDRVLGAVLTYADESFNTILELGFASSIRKEWEWRESRGESTRNLDAFKHLKP, via the coding sequence ATGACCGACACCGCAGTCCGCGACACCATCGTCGAGACGCTGGACGCGTCCGAGCTCGTCTACACCGAGCACCGGCCGGGGACGTTCGAGGTCACCCTGCCCGGCGAGCGGAAGCTGCAGACGACGTGCCGGCTCGAGGTCGGCAAGCACTCCCTCGGGATCCACGCGTTCGTCGCCCGCAACCCCGACGAGAACCACCAGGTCGTCTACCGGTGGCTGCTCGAGCGCAACCTCAAGATGTTCGGCGTCGCGTTCGCGGTGGACGCCGCCGGCGACATCTACCTCGACGGCCGCCTGCCTCTCAGTGCCGTCACGGCCGACGAGCTCGACCGGGTGCTGGGCGCCGTGCTGACGTACGCCGACGAGTCGTTCAACACGATCCTCGAGCTCGGGTTCGCCTCGTCCATCCGCAAGGAGTGGGAGTGGCGCGAGTCGCGCGGGGAGTCCACGCGCAACCTCGACGCGTTCAAGCACCTCAAGCCCTAG